A stretch of DNA from Acidovorax carolinensis:
GATGTCGGCGGCGATGATACGCGGCAGCGGCAGGTGCGGAAACACCAGCAGCAGCACGGTGACGCCGATGGCCCCCGCGCCCACCGAGGTGAAGGTGACCAGCGTGCCGATCACCGCACCCAGCAGCACCGGCAGGCTCCAATGGCGCGGCTCCGCGGCATTGGCTGCGTTGGCACGGCGCGCGGCCAGTTCTGCGGCCTGGCGTTGGGGCGAGAACGCCAGCACCTTGTAGGCCGTTGCAGCAGCCGTGAGCAACAGTGCGATGCCCAGCGTGCTGGTCATGAGATTTTGTGCCTGCGCCGTGGCCGGCCCCATGCGGTGCAGCAGCCACAGCGCCGCCAGCGCCGCCGGAATGCTGCCCGCGCACAACAGGCCCACCACGCGCCAGGGCACCAGACGCTGGCGCGCCATGCTCACGGTGCCGCCCATCTTGGTGAAGGCGGCGAACAGCAGGTCGGTGCCAATGGCCAGATGGGGTTTCACACCAAAGAAGAAAATCAGTACAGGCGTCATCAGCGAGCCGCCGCCCACGCCGG
This window harbors:
- a CDS encoding sulfite exporter TauE/SafE family protein, producing the protein MHDFAFVFAGFAVGLIVGLTGVGGGSLMTPVLIFFFGVKPHLAIGTDLLFAAFTKMGGTVSMARQRLVPWRVVGLLCAGSIPAALAALWLLHRMGPATAQAQNLMTSTLGIALLLTAAATAYKVLAFSPQRQAAELAARRANAANAAEPRHWSLPVLLGAVIGTLVTFTSVGAGAIGVTVLLLVFPHLPLPRIIAADIAYAVPLTLVAGLGHASLGSVDWPLLAQLLAGSLPGIWLGSRLVSRTPERLIRSALSLLLAWAGAKLVLI